A region from the Acidobacteriota bacterium genome encodes:
- a CDS encoding TolC family protein, which produces MQDLSSFCRWMASAVLFCAPPAIAQGAAPETAPPLFPGGALISHNSVFTTRGPALDAAKQQTSGMPPTGPAVSLAELVREAEQNNPEIAAAQRGYQAAAHVAGQVSALPDTQVSVQQFAVGSPRPFAGYTNTDFAYIGFGASQEIPFPGKRSLRGQVAGHEADALQIQIESVRRTIIAKLKATYFRLSYLQQTLSILERNDKLLQDVQQIVESRYRVGQGNQQEVLKAQLQRTKILQEITMHHREVGQLQALLKQLLNRSQETLDIQTEALALRNMAYSASDLLSAARQQNPDIRSQQQVVRRAESQVDLARKEFRPDFNVQYMYENTDRKFRDYYLATFGINLPNRGRRRAELAEAEAGREQASKHLEAELQKRLAEVQNQYVFAQTSAEQLRLYKEGLLPQSEGAFRSALAAYQANRQDFETLLSSFLDVLNFQQEYQRELADHESSLAQLEALTGVTF; this is translated from the coding sequence ATGCAAGATCTTTCTTCTTTTTGTCGGTGGATGGCCTCCGCCGTGTTGTTCTGTGCTCCACCAGCCATAGCGCAGGGAGCTGCTCCCGAAACGGCTCCGCCACTTTTTCCCGGCGGCGCACTCATCTCTCACAACTCGGTGTTTACGACGCGCGGCCCTGCGCTCGATGCGGCTAAACAGCAGACTTCAGGCATGCCTCCGACTGGGCCCGCAGTCAGCCTCGCGGAACTCGTCCGAGAAGCCGAGCAGAACAATCCTGAAATCGCGGCGGCACAGCGCGGTTATCAAGCGGCGGCTCATGTTGCTGGTCAGGTCTCTGCACTGCCTGATACTCAAGTCAGCGTTCAGCAGTTTGCTGTAGGAAGTCCGCGGCCATTCGCCGGTTACACGAACACTGATTTTGCCTATATAGGTTTTGGTGCGTCGCAGGAAATTCCGTTTCCCGGAAAGCGCAGTCTTCGCGGACAGGTTGCGGGCCACGAAGCGGATGCGCTCCAAATTCAAATTGAATCGGTACGTCGAACAATCATTGCAAAGTTAAAGGCAACCTACTTTAGGCTTTCATATCTCCAGCAGACACTTTCCATTCTCGAAAGGAACGACAAACTACTGCAGGACGTGCAGCAGATCGTTGAATCCCGCTATCGCGTCGGACAAGGCAATCAGCAGGAGGTCCTTAAAGCCCAGCTTCAGCGCACGAAAATCCTTCAGGAAATCACGATGCACCACCGCGAGGTAGGGCAGCTTCAAGCGCTGCTGAAGCAGCTCCTAAATCGATCGCAAGAAACACTCGACATTCAGACAGAGGCTCTGGCTCTTCGCAATATGGCTTACAGCGCTTCGGACTTACTGAGTGCTGCACGACAGCAGAATCCCGACATTCGGTCGCAGCAGCAAGTGGTTAGAAGAGCGGAATCGCAAGTCGATCTCGCACGCAAGGAGTTTCGGCCAGACTTCAACGTTCAATACATGTATGAGAACACCGACAGGAAGTTCCGCGATTATTACCTGGCGACCTTCGGAATTAATCTGCCGAACCGCGGGCGGCGCAGGGCTGAGTTGGCGGAGGCCGAAGCCGGCCGAGAGCAGGCGAGCAAGCACTTGGAAGCCGAGCTGCAGAAGCGATTAGCCGAAGTACAAAACCAATACGTTTTCGCACAAACCTCTGCCGAACAACTGAGGCTTTACAAGGAAGGACTCCTTCCGCAGTCTGAGGGTGCCTTCCGCTCGGCACTAGCGGCCTACCAAGCCAACCGTCAAGATTTTGAAACGCTGCTTTCTTCGTTTCTCGATGTACTCAATTTTCAACAGGAATACCAGCGCGAGCTGGCGGATCACGAATCTTCTCTGGCGCAGTTGGAAGCTTTGACGGGGGTGACCTTCTGA
- a CDS encoding efflux RND transporter periplasmic adaptor subunit, with protein MSGHQERTSYRRGMIFAICVNVLLILVLFGFWWHSRQGRTSKAGPGSFTQMGKGNQTMGSPSGSGTQVAPTRDSNEEPVAPVQLTPQRMQSIGVKLGTVEMKKISDEIRVTGNVEVDERRLATVQLRFPGWIHKVFVDATYDYVRKGQPLFTIYSPDLVTTEQEYLLARKNQQQLGQSSIQSVADGANTLVSAAKQRLQQWEVPQSEIEKLDSSGKVITDLTINSPASGYVTERNALPNAYVQPETKLYTVADLSTVWIYAQVFQTDLGHIKPGNPAEVTVDAYPGKTFKGRVDFILPQVDLNTRTVRVRLIFPNPNLALKPGMYVNISLKSPMGRALTVPASAVFHSGSRNLVFINKGEGTLEPHEVELGSRAGDDYVVLKGVKKGDSIVTSANFLIDSEAQLQAAAGAFVPPPPGAGAAANNAPSVAPQANVEFTSDPSPPAKGGNTFRVKLTGANGSPISGAQVNITFYMAAMPAMGMAAMKTAANLSDKGNGLYEGKAELQSGGTWQVSVMALQNGAVVASKHLSVDATGGM; from the coding sequence ATGAGCGGACATCAAGAGAGGACGAGCTACCGCCGCGGCATGATTTTCGCGATCTGTGTGAACGTACTTTTGATACTCGTTCTATTCGGCTTCTGGTGGCATTCACGGCAGGGAAGGACTAGCAAGGCTGGGCCCGGCTCATTTACGCAAATGGGGAAAGGCAACCAGACGATGGGTTCGCCATCGGGGAGTGGAACGCAAGTCGCGCCCACTCGCGACAGTAATGAAGAACCCGTGGCTCCGGTTCAACTCACACCTCAGCGAATGCAAAGCATCGGGGTGAAGCTTGGCACGGTTGAAATGAAGAAGATCAGCGACGAGATCCGGGTTACGGGAAACGTTGAGGTGGACGAACGGAGGCTGGCGACGGTTCAGCTTCGCTTCCCCGGATGGATTCATAAAGTCTTTGTGGATGCTACCTATGACTACGTTCGCAAGGGGCAGCCGCTATTCACGATTTACAGTCCAGACCTTGTCACCACCGAACAGGAATATCTTCTGGCGCGCAAGAATCAGCAGCAACTCGGGCAAAGCTCGATTCAAAGTGTCGCGGACGGAGCCAACACACTCGTATCCGCTGCCAAACAGCGTCTTCAGCAATGGGAGGTACCGCAAAGCGAAATCGAAAAACTGGACTCCTCCGGAAAGGTGATCACCGACCTCACGATCAACTCTCCGGCTTCCGGCTACGTCACAGAACGCAATGCTCTGCCTAACGCCTATGTCCAGCCGGAAACGAAGCTGTACACGGTTGCCGATCTTTCCACCGTCTGGATCTATGCCCAGGTTTTTCAGACCGATCTGGGACATATTAAACCGGGAAACCCAGCCGAAGTAACGGTAGACGCTTATCCCGGAAAGACATTTAAGGGTCGCGTGGATTTCATTCTGCCGCAGGTGGACCTGAACACGCGTACAGTACGCGTTCGATTGATATTCCCCAATCCCAATTTAGCTCTAAAGCCCGGCATGTACGTAAACATCTCGCTCAAGAGTCCAATGGGCAGAGCTTTGACCGTACCAGCATCTGCAGTATTCCATTCCGGAAGCCGGAACCTTGTTTTCATCAATAAAGGAGAAGGCACTCTTGAACCGCACGAAGTCGAGCTAGGATCGCGCGCCGGCGACGATTATGTCGTTCTCAAGGGGGTAAAGAAGGGCGACTCGATTGTTACTTCCGCAAATTTCCTGATCGACTCCGAAGCTCAACTGCAGGCTGCAGCCGGGGCATTCGTTCCACCGCCTCCAGGTGCGGGAGCAGCCGCAAACAATGCCCCGTCGGTCGCTCCACAAGCAAATGTCGAATTTACCAGCGATCCATCTCCGCCTGCGAAGGGCGGTAACACCTTCCGCGTCAAGCTCACAGGCGCCAACGGATCACCTATCAGCGGCGCGCAAGTGAACATCACGTTCTACATGGCTGCCATGCCCGCAATGGGAATGGCTGCAATGAAAACGGCCGCTAACCTGTCTGACAAAGGCAATGGTCTTTATGAAGGCAAGGCAGAGCTGCAGTCCGGCGGCACCTGGCAGGTGAGCGTTATGGCTCTGCAGAACGGGGCTGTCGTCGCGAGCAAGCACCTGAGTGTGGATGCAACGGGAGGAATGTAA